The genomic segment CCGTTCATCTCCAGACGATATGTATGATGTTTATCTGTGATTCGTGTAAGGCACGCATCAGCGTAGGTATTGTCAGCAAACATATCAAACCATGTACTGACTGGAAACTGTGAGATGACTACAGTTGATTTTCTTCCATCCCTGGTGTCAAGGACCTCAAAAAGATCCCGGCATTTATCAAGATCGAGATCCATAAGGCCAAAATCATCGATCACAAGAAGATCCAGCTTGGTCAGCTTATTCAGGTAATCCAGATTTGTGGATTTGATACGTGCCTGTTCCATTTCGCTCATAAGAGTGTTCGCTTTTATATACTTTACACTCTTAGACTGCTTCATTGCAGTTACACAAAAAGCATTGATTAGATAAGTTTTTCCACTGGCGGAAGATCCTGTTACAATGAGATTCTTTCCTTCCTCTATCCAATGGCAGGTACTCAGTCGCTCTATTGTCTGGGTATCAAGCTGACGTTCTGGACGGTAAATAGTTTCGTCAAGATCCGCCGCCGGGTATCGCAGATGTGCTTCTTTCATCAGACGATTAAAGCGTTTATCTGCCCGTGCCTGCCACTCTGCATCAATCATTGATGCTATGCGTTCCATAAAAGTGTTCAGATCTGCATTGGGATCTTTCAACTGTTCTTCCAGGATATGTGCCATTTCTGGAACACGGAAACTCTTCAGACGCATGATCAGAGCCTGTTCCTGAGGTGTTAATGTAATGTCATGGGATGAACTCATTTGTATGCCTCCTTTCCACGGATGTTTGTATGGGAAGGAAGTTTTCCGGTTCCGTTTATAGCACTACTGGAATGATTATTCTGAACCATGCTAAGTACTTTCTTGAAATAAGAATACTTGCAAGCATTGGCTTCTACGCATTTCTCAGCAGCCTCCTGAACCAGCCTGTGAGGAACATCTTTACAGGAATGGAGTACACCGGCACAGCTGTTGTATGCCTGTTCCTCATGCTTGGAACTGCGGAGTATCCTGTCAATAAGAGTTACCATAGATTCTCCATAAACAGATGCCCATCGTCTGTAATAAGCTCCGTCATGTGCATTCACTTCTTTGTAATACAGGTGTTCTGGAGGCATGTGATTGTCATCTGTAATGTAAAGAGGAAAATCACGGTAAGATCTTGGATGGCGGCAGATCAGCCGGTTATACTCATCACAGATCCGTATCTCCGTCATTGTAGCCTTAAGAATTGCAGGCTTCCCTTTATAGGTATACAATACAGAATAGTAGTGGGCATCATACTCAAGGTGGTAATTATCTGGAACTTTAAGAAAGTATTTATAATCACAAAGTGTATAACTTTCGCCTGGAAGCTGGTTCATACGCGGTTTGTCGTACTTTTCAAATCCATTCATGCGGGATTTCCGAATGTCAGATTTTTTCTGGAAAGGACGCTGGTTGATGTCCGCTACGATCTTTTTGACCGCAGCATTCAGAGCTTCCAGAGAGATATAAGTATCTTTCTTTAACTCTTCTACCAGATGCGTCTCCAAGAAACGCACATGATTTTCAACTGTTGGTTTGCCTTTCGGTTTCCTTGGTGGCGGCGGCAGAACGATCGTATCATAAAAAGTTTCCAGATCTGAAAAAGCTGACTGCAGCACAAGTTCATCTTTACTATGCCTGGTAACAGCTGTTCTTAGATTGTCCGGGACAAGATATTTAGGAACTGCCCCATAATAAGACAGTGCATGTACTGTACCGGTAATAAAATGTGGAAGTTTTTCATCCGGAAAGATCTCTGCATAAACAAGGCTGCTAAAACCAAGTGTAGTTGTAAAAATGTGAACTTTCCGAAGTTCGCCAGTTGTTGTGTCCAATAGCAGTTCCGGCTGGTCGCCTACCCAGTCAATATACATCTTTTCACCAGGGATCCGTTCCACAGGCATAGATGTTTTTGAAGTACCATAAGCATCTACCATAAAATCACGATACAGCTTATAAAACTGAGCGAGCTGGTAACCGTTGGGATGCTCTTTTTTATAATCAATCCATAGAAAACTCAAGTCAGCATGTTTTCCCATTTGGATCATCTGCTCATGTATTTTTTCAAAATCAGGCAGTGGAATATCCTTATGTCGAAGGTTTTCTTTTGGATAGATGAGATCAACCACCTTTGAGGCTGGCATTTGCCGAAGATCATCCAATGATAAGCCTGAATCCTTGTAGCGGTTCATGATCAATGCAATCCCGCTCCGTCCGATCCGGTAACGTTTTTGTACAGAGTCATAACTGACTTTACTGAGCCGAAGTTCTATGACTCCAAGAATAGTATTGTAGTCGTGCATAATAGTTCCTCCTTTGCACTGTGATGAATAATAGTTACATCACAATAATAAAGGAAAAACGTACCGTTTTGAGCAGAAAACGCGTACCGCTAAATCAGAATGAATGTACCGCTGATTTCAGAATAGGCGTACCGTTCGAGCAGAATTTGCAGGGCGAGATATTTTATAAGAGAACTTTTAAAACCCCTTCCGGTAACGGAAAGGTCTTTACTGGAGGCAAAAGTCCCTCCTGTAAAGCGTAGAACCTCATGTGTTTATGCAGATCTGAGGAAACTCCATTCAGAAATGGAACTCTTAAAAGCAGCATAGATACAGGCAGATATACAGCGGACTACCTGTAATGTGGGAACCAGCCATATCTGGCATGGGAAATGCGCATAACTGCGCACCTAAGTTACAGGTGTATCTGCCGATATTCAGTCTGACGCCTAAAGCGTCTGGAAGCACGCGACTTCAGTCATGTGAGGTTCACTGGGAAAAGAAGAATATAAAAATGGAGCAGCATCGCATATCATGAGATTGGCGATGCTGTTTTTTGTATTTTTTCTGAGATTATAGCAATTCTATAAAATAATGCAATCAAGACAGTTCAGCAAAGTGCGAAGGACAAGGAAGATATCTGCAGGCGTGCTGACGCACGGCAAAGATATCTGACGCAGGACTTCACGCTATGATGGACTGGATTGTTTGCAGTAATTTATGGAATTGGTATAGTATGAGGTGATCCGTGTATGGATAAATACAAAGAGAAAGCCCCGGCAGGGGAGCTGCCGGGACTTTCAAGGGGAGTATAAATAATTAAATAAGGGGTTTATGTAAAAAAAATTTTTGAAGGGTAAATTCTTTTTACAGCTATGATTATAATATAGCTTGGTGAAAAAAGCAACATATTTTGATGAATATTCCCCCCGGTTTTTGGGATAATAGTCAATGTGAAGCACTTTCAGCGATGAAGTGTGGAAGAAAAAAACCGGATTTTGCAGAGTATCAGGAGATCCGGGCAGATAAATCTCATCAGGAGGAAAATAATAATGGCAAAAAACTATGAATCTGAGAGTAAAAACAGCAGAAATTACACAGGAACTTCAGATAAGAACAGCTATGGTAATGAAATGAACCATGCTGGTAATGCAAAAAACAGTGTGAAAAGCAAAAACGAGACAGATTGTAGAAGTAAAGCAAAAAATAAAACTTCCCAGTCTTACAGCTCAGAAGAAGACAGATATTGATTGGATCAGGAGGGGGAAATGCCCCTCCTGATCTGCTGTGAGCCAATTTATGTGTCGGCTGTTTTTTGTCAGGCAGTGGCATATCTGTCCCTGATATCATATGATATAACAAAAAGGAGTCTGCCATGTTTCCGGTGGAAACGATTTCTGCAAAAATGCTGGATTATTATGTGGGCCGAAGGGACACGTTGATCATAGATCTGAGAGAAAAAGAGTCCTATATGCACAGTCATGTAAAAGGAGCCGTAAACATGCCATATGGAGAAATAGACGGATATACAGCCTTTCCAAAAGGGAAAATACTGGTTCTGTACTGCGACAGGGGCGGGGCAAGCCTTCTGCTTGCAAGGCAGCTTGCAAAGCTTGGGTACTGTACCAGGTCTGTTATAGGCGGTTTTGGAGCATATCGGGGAAGAAATCTTGTAATTTCGCCATAAGCATGATAAGGTGTAAGAGAAAAAATACGAACCGGTATATCTTCAGGTTATTTCAGAAATCAATCTGTCGGCATACCTATTGTGCCAACAAGTTGATTTCTCGAACAATCTTGCGTCTAAATTTCTTATTTCCGCGTTGTCGTCGGTCGCCGTAGCCACCGCTACGCCTCCTTCCTCCGCCTTGAAATAAAAAAATTTATCCTGCAAGATTGTTTCAAGAATCAACTTGTCGGCACACTATAAAAGAGGAGACACAAAACTATGAAATATATGTTTGCATCAGATGTCCATGGTTCTGCATACTACTGCAGAAAAATGCTGGATGTCTATAAAGAAGAAAAGGCAGAACGCCTGGTACTGCTGGGCGATCTGCTCTATCATGGCCCGAGAAATGATCTTCCCAGAGAATATGCTCCCAAACAGGTCATTTCCATGCTTAATGACATGAAGAAAGAAATTTATGCTGTACGTGGGAATTGTGAAGCTGAGGTCGATCAGATGGTCCTGCAGTTTCCGGTTATGGCAGACTACTGTATTCTGAACCTGGATGGAAGAACCTTTTATGCCACACATGGGCATATTTACAATGAAAATAATCTGCCTCCGATCCAGGAAGGAGATATTCTGATCCATGGACATACCCATGTACTGAAAGCAGAGCAGAAAGAAGGCTATGTACTTCTCAACCCGGGTTCTGTTTCCATTCCAAAAGAAGGAAACCCGCCTACATATGCGATCTTTGAGGACGGTGTGTTTACAATTAAGGATTTTGAGGGAAATATTGTTAAGAGCATAGAATTATAGGGAAGTCCCATCTACATATAGAAAGGATAAAGAATGGAAAAATTTGAACTGATCGCTCCATGTCATTTCGGTATGGAAGCTGTGCTGAAACGTGAGATCCTTGATCTGGGCTATGAGATTACCAAAGTAGAGGATGGAAAAGTAACATTCGAGGCAGATGCACAGGGAATCGCAGATGCCAATATCTTTCTGCGTTCCACAGAAAGAATCCTGCTGAAAGTAGCAGAAGTAAAGGCAGAAACCTTTGACGAGCTTTTTGAAAAGACAAAAGCCCTGCCATGGGAAAATTATATTCC from the Blautia wexlerae DSM 19850 genome contains:
- a CDS encoding ATP-binding protein yields the protein MSSSHDITLTPQEQALIMRLKSFRVPEMAHILEEQLKDPNADLNTFMERIASMIDAEWQARADKRFNRLMKEAHLRYPAADLDETIYRPERQLDTQTIERLSTCHWIEEGKNLIVTGSSASGKTYLINAFCVTAMKQSKSVKYIKANTLMSEMEQARIKSTNLDYLNKLTKLDLLVIDDFGLMDLDLDKCRDLFEVLDTRDGRKSTVVISQFPVSTWFDMFADNTYADACLTRITDKHHTYRLEMNGINMRETE
- a CDS encoding Mu transposase domain-containing protein — protein: MHDYNTILGVIELRLSKVSYDSVQKRYRIGRSGIALIMNRYKDSGLSLDDLRQMPASKVVDLIYPKENLRHKDIPLPDFEKIHEQMIQMGKHADLSFLWIDYKKEHPNGYQLAQFYKLYRDFMVDAYGTSKTSMPVERIPGEKMYIDWVGDQPELLLDTTTGELRKVHIFTTTLGFSSLVYAEIFPDEKLPHFITGTVHALSYYGAVPKYLVPDNLRTAVTRHSKDELVLQSAFSDLETFYDTIVLPPPPRKPKGKPTVENHVRFLETHLVEELKKDTYISLEALNAAVKKIVADINQRPFQKKSDIRKSRMNGFEKYDKPRMNQLPGESYTLCDYKYFLKVPDNYHLEYDAHYYSVLYTYKGKPAILKATMTEIRICDEYNRLICRHPRSYRDFPLYITDDNHMPPEHLYYKEVNAHDGAYYRRWASVYGESMVTLIDRILRSSKHEEQAYNSCAGVLHSCKDVPHRLVQEAAEKCVEANACKYSYFKKVLSMVQNNHSSSAINGTGKLPSHTNIRGKEAYK
- a CDS encoding rhodanese-like domain-containing protein, with protein sequence MFPVETISAKMLDYYVGRRDTLIIDLREKESYMHSHVKGAVNMPYGEIDGYTAFPKGKILVLYCDRGGASLLLARQLAKLGYCTRSVIGGFGAYRGRNLVISP
- the yfcE gene encoding phosphodiesterase → MKYMFASDVHGSAYYCRKMLDVYKEEKAERLVLLGDLLYHGPRNDLPREYAPKQVISMLNDMKKEIYAVRGNCEAEVDQMVLQFPVMADYCILNLDGRTFYATHGHIYNENNLPPIQEGDILIHGHTHVLKAEQKEGYVLLNPGSVSIPKEGNPPTYAIFEDGVFTIKDFEGNIVKSIEL